The Sulfolobus islandicus Y.N.15.51 sequence GTTTATCTTTAACTTCCCATAGCCCGACTTCTTTGAGAGCACTCCTAGAAATTTCGGTAGCCTCTTTAAACGATAATCCTCTAGCTGTTAAGTACATGACTAAGTGTTCCATAGGACTAGCTATGCCTATTGATTTAGCCTCTTGGGGTATTGAAGCTATTATTTTTCTAACTTTCTTAGCGTCTTTCACTACATCAAAACCTTCGATCCTCGCAATTCCGCTAGTGGGTAATAATTGAGTAGAAAGAATTCTAGTTAGCGTTGTCTTACCGGCCCCATTCCTACCTAAAAGCGTAACTATTCTACTATTCGCAATAAACGTTAAATTATCCAATGCTATAGTCCCGTCTCTATAAATCTTAGTAAGGTTAATAGTTTCAAGCACAGAACTATATTAATGGAAGCTTGCTTTAAGTATATAGGTTTTATAAAGAGAAATGACAATTCCGCATCTAGAAATGCAACCGTGGAAATCCATATAAATGAGGAATATGAGGAGAGGTTAAAAGGATTAGAGGAGTTCTCGCACATTATAGTCCTTTATCATTTACATTTAGCTAACTTTGATGGAAGATTATTGAAAGAAAGGGAAGGAGTTATGGTAGGAGTTTTTGCAACCAGATCCCAATTTAGGCCGAATCCTATAGGTATATCTGTAGCCGAATTGATTGAAATTAAAGATAATATAATAATAGCCAAGGGCATAAATGCATTTAACAATACTCCAGTTCTCGATATAAAACCATACGACAAATGGGATAGGGCAGAGGAAGTTAGAGTTCAAACATGGCATGATGTTGTGTGATATTTCCATATATTAGAGAAAAAATAAATAGTCTAATCGAGTTTATATAATATTATGTATGTTGCAGATTTGATTGTTAGAAACCCAGTTACAGCCAAAGCTGAAATAAGTATACGAGATGCTGCGAAGATTATGAAAAAGGAAAATCTAGGCTCACTTATAATAGTAGACGAGACAAATAGGCCGATTGGGATAGTTACTGAAAGGGATATTTTGAGAGCGGTAGCCGATGAGATATTATTAGACTCTCCCGTTTCTACAATCATGACTAAAGGTTTGATAACTATTGCCCCAAATAAGGATATTACAGAGGCATTGATAATCATGTATCAAAATAACGTTAGACATCTAGCAGTAGTTGGACAAAATGGGGAGCTAGTCGGAGTAATATCTATAAGAGATGCCGCTAAGGCAGTTAATCTGTTGGCACTTGATCTGGCAATATGGTAGGTTATCTTACTGAAGTAAATTGTTAAAATCACAACGAATTAAATATTGACAACAATCTAATTCCATATTATAAATATTTTTTAGTACTAATTTAGTAGATGAATTTAAATGGGATAATCCGGAAAAGGAGAAGATGAAAAATAGATTTATAATGTATTTTATTTTATTCTTATTTCTGATATCATTGGGTATTATACCTCTAGAACATGCTAATATACAAAAAGAACAAGTAATTATCCAACAATATTCGACATACTTAATGCAAAATGGTAACTATCTAAATTACACCGTGGTAAGTGGAGTTGAGGACAAGATACTCTACAGCAATGTATCACAGATAGTAATCAACTATAATAAAACCACATATTTGCTTAAACCGTTGGGTTTAGTATATTATAACAACTCAATCATAAATGTTACAATAATTGGAGAAAAACTAAAAATATATAGCGGCATTCCACAATTAATTAAGGCCATACTTTATACCCCAGGTTTACAAGAAGTAATATGGGCCGGGTATCTATCAAAACCAGCCTTTATTTCGGCTTACGCTTATGTAAATGGGACTGGAACTCTAGAATTACAATACCTAAACGGTTCTTCAACATATAGCTTAAACGTTTCAATTGGGACCAACCTAAAACTCTCAGTTCCCCTTATAGGCCTAAACTATACAATGCTTACATTCAACTCTTATCGCCAAATAACGATTTCAACTGAATTACCTATACCGTATAGATCATTTGAAAATATAAGTGACTTTTACATCTCAATGTCATCTTTTTTCAATAATACGTTATTACCCTCGATGGTATGGAAATCAGGTAATATCACAGCAGTAGAGTTCTTTGGAATTGATGGTACTATTGCAGGATTCCTAGAGGTAAATGGACCAAGACTATTGATCTTGAAGAATCTTAACGCAGAATACTATACACCTAAGTACGTCATTACTACAACAATTAACAATATGACAATAATATTGGGAATTGGGAATAACAGTGTGGAAAGTACTGATAATATTGCGTTTTCTTACTTCGTAGATGTTAGTAAACAAATAGGGTTATTATTTAGTACTGAAAATACATCAAG is a genomic window containing:
- a CDS encoding CBS domain-containing protein — translated: MYVADLIVRNPVTAKAEISIRDAAKIMKKENLGSLIIVDETNRPIGIVTERDILRAVADEILLDSPVSTIMTKGLITIAPNKDITEALIIMYQNNVRHLAVVGQNGELVGVISIRDAAKAVNLLALDLAIW
- the tsaA gene encoding tRNA (N6-threonylcarbamoyladenosine(37)-N6)-methyltransferase TrmO translates to MEACFKYIGFIKRNDNSASRNATVEIHINEEYEERLKGLEEFSHIIVLYHLHLANFDGRLLKEREGVMVGVFATRSQFRPNPIGISVAELIEIKDNIIIAKGINAFNNTPVLDIKPYDKWDRAEEVRVQTWHDVV